The following coding sequences lie in one Desmodus rotundus isolate HL8 chromosome 1, HLdesRot8A.1, whole genome shotgun sequence genomic window:
- the ST6GALNAC6 gene encoding alpha-N-acetylgalactosaminide alpha-2,6-sialyltransferase 6 isoform X1, which produces MLKAKHPLLCHCRSCHFRGKGREPTSLPAGPPAGRWPLPLSRRQREMSSNKEQRSAVFVILFALVTILILYSSNSANELFHHGSLRGLSRRPTNLKKWSITDGYVPILGNKTLPSRCHQCVVITSSSHLLGTKLGSEIERAECTIRMNDAPTTGYSADVGNKTTFRVVAHSSVFRVLRRPQEFVNRTPETVFIFWGPPNKMQKPQGSLVRVIQRAGLVFPHMEAYAVSPGRMRQFDDLFRGETGKDREKSHSWLSTGWFTMVIAVELCDHVHVYGMVPPDYCSGPACSACPTTTMSPRGRTSVSPTSRTNTAARATTTASSRRRGSSRPGPSCTGSPSPIPRGPRPPCLWGPHKGHRRSGSRPAISWPVKAG; this is translated from the exons ATGCTGAAGGCCAAGCACCCCCTTCTCTGCCACTGCCGTTCCTGCCACTTCCGGGGGAAAGG GCGTGAGCCCACATCCCTGCCCGCTGGGCCACCTGCAGGACGCTGGCCCCTGCCCCTCAGCAGACGCCAGAGAGAGATGAGTAGCAACAAA GAGCAGCGGTCAGCAGTGTTCGTGATCCTCTTTGCTCTCGTCACCATCCTCATCCTCTACAGCTCCAACAGCGCCAACGAACTCTTCCATCATGGCTCCCTGCGAGGCCTCAGTCGCCGGCCCACCAACCTCAAGAAGTGGAGCATCACCGATGGCTATGTCCCCATTCTTGGTAACAAG ACGCTGCCTTCCCGGTGTCACCAGTGCGTGGTTATCACCAGCTCCAGCCACCTGCTGGGCACCAAGCTGGGCTCCGAGATTGAACGGGCCGAGTGCACAATCCGCATGAATGATGCGCCCACCACGGGCTACTCGGCAGATGTGGGCAACAAGACCACTTTCCGCGTGGTGGCCCATTCCAGTGTCTTCCGTGTGCTGCGGAGGCCCCAGGAGTTCGTCAACCGGACCCCCGAAACCGTATTCATTTTCTGGGGCCCCCCGAACAAGATGCAGAAGCCCCAGGGCAGCCTCGTGCGCGTCATCCAGAGGGCAGGCCTGGTGTTCCCCCACATGGAGGCCTACGCCGTCTCTCCCGGCCGCATGCGCCAATTTGACGACCTCTTCCGGGGTGAGACAGGCAAGGACAG ggAAAAGTCCCATTCGTGGCTGAGCACAGGCTGGTTCACCATGGTGATCGCGGTGGAGTTGTGTGACCACGTGCACGTCTACGGCATGGTCCCCCCCGACTACTGCAG CGGTCCCGCCTGCAGCGCATGCCCTACCACTACTATGAGCCCAAGGGGCCGGACGAGTGTGTCACCTACATCCAGAACGAACACAGCCGCAAGGGCAACCACCACCGCTTCATCACGGAGAAGAGGGTCTTCTCGTCCTGGGCCCAGCTGTACGGGATCACCTTCTCCCATCCCTCGTGGACCTAGGCCGCCCTGCCTGTGGGGCCCTCACAAGGGACACAGGAGAAGTGGTTCTCGGCCAGCCATCTCGTGGCCAGTCAAGGCTGGCTAG
- the ST6GALNAC6 gene encoding alpha-N-acetylgalactosaminide alpha-2,6-sialyltransferase 6 isoform X2, giving the protein MLKAKHPLLCHCRSCHFRGKGREPTSLPAGPPAGRWPLPLSRRQREMSSNKEQRSAVFVILFALVTILILYSSNSANELFHHGSLRGLSRRPTNLKKWSITDGYVPILGNKTLPSRCHQCVVITSSSHLLGTKLGSEIERAECTIRMNDAPTTGYSADVGNKTTFRVVAHSSVFRVLRRPQEFVNRTPETVFIFWGPPNKMQKPQGSLVRVIQRAGLVFPHMEAYAVSPGRMRQFDDLFRGETGKDREKSHSWLSTGWFTMVIAVELCDHVHVYGMVPPDYCSQRSRLQRMPYHYYEPKGPDECVTYIQNEHSRKGNHHRFITEKRVFSSWAQLYGITFSHPSWT; this is encoded by the exons ATGCTGAAGGCCAAGCACCCCCTTCTCTGCCACTGCCGTTCCTGCCACTTCCGGGGGAAAGG GCGTGAGCCCACATCCCTGCCCGCTGGGCCACCTGCAGGACGCTGGCCCCTGCCCCTCAGCAGACGCCAGAGAGAGATGAGTAGCAACAAA GAGCAGCGGTCAGCAGTGTTCGTGATCCTCTTTGCTCTCGTCACCATCCTCATCCTCTACAGCTCCAACAGCGCCAACGAACTCTTCCATCATGGCTCCCTGCGAGGCCTCAGTCGCCGGCCCACCAACCTCAAGAAGTGGAGCATCACCGATGGCTATGTCCCCATTCTTGGTAACAAG ACGCTGCCTTCCCGGTGTCACCAGTGCGTGGTTATCACCAGCTCCAGCCACCTGCTGGGCACCAAGCTGGGCTCCGAGATTGAACGGGCCGAGTGCACAATCCGCATGAATGATGCGCCCACCACGGGCTACTCGGCAGATGTGGGCAACAAGACCACTTTCCGCGTGGTGGCCCATTCCAGTGTCTTCCGTGTGCTGCGGAGGCCCCAGGAGTTCGTCAACCGGACCCCCGAAACCGTATTCATTTTCTGGGGCCCCCCGAACAAGATGCAGAAGCCCCAGGGCAGCCTCGTGCGCGTCATCCAGAGGGCAGGCCTGGTGTTCCCCCACATGGAGGCCTACGCCGTCTCTCCCGGCCGCATGCGCCAATTTGACGACCTCTTCCGGGGTGAGACAGGCAAGGACAG ggAAAAGTCCCATTCGTGGCTGAGCACAGGCTGGTTCACCATGGTGATCGCGGTGGAGTTGTGTGACCACGTGCACGTCTACGGCATGGTCCCCCCCGACTACTGCAG CCAGCGGTCCCGCCTGCAGCGCATGCCCTACCACTACTATGAGCCCAAGGGGCCGGACGAGTGTGTCACCTACATCCAGAACGAACACAGCCGCAAGGGCAACCACCACCGCTTCATCACGGAGAAGAGGGTCTTCTCGTCCTGGGCCCAGCTGTACGGGATCACCTTCTCCCATCCCTCGTGGACCTAG
- the ST6GALNAC6 gene encoding alpha-N-acetylgalactosaminide alpha-2,6-sialyltransferase 6 isoform X3, producing MSSNKEQRSAVFVILFALVTILILYSSNSANELFHHGSLRGLSRRPTNLKKWSITDGYVPILGNKTLPSRCHQCVVITSSSHLLGTKLGSEIERAECTIRMNDAPTTGYSADVGNKTTFRVVAHSSVFRVLRRPQEFVNRTPETVFIFWGPPNKMQKPQGSLVRVIQRAGLVFPHMEAYAVSPGRMRQFDDLFRGETGKDREKSHSWLSTGWFTMVIAVELCDHVHVYGMVPPDYCSGPACSACPTTTMSPRGRTSVSPTSRTNTAARATTTASSRRRGSSRPGPSCTGSPSPIPRGPRPPCLWGPHKGHRRSGSRPAISWPVKAG from the exons ATGAGTAGCAACAAA GAGCAGCGGTCAGCAGTGTTCGTGATCCTCTTTGCTCTCGTCACCATCCTCATCCTCTACAGCTCCAACAGCGCCAACGAACTCTTCCATCATGGCTCCCTGCGAGGCCTCAGTCGCCGGCCCACCAACCTCAAGAAGTGGAGCATCACCGATGGCTATGTCCCCATTCTTGGTAACAAG ACGCTGCCTTCCCGGTGTCACCAGTGCGTGGTTATCACCAGCTCCAGCCACCTGCTGGGCACCAAGCTGGGCTCCGAGATTGAACGGGCCGAGTGCACAATCCGCATGAATGATGCGCCCACCACGGGCTACTCGGCAGATGTGGGCAACAAGACCACTTTCCGCGTGGTGGCCCATTCCAGTGTCTTCCGTGTGCTGCGGAGGCCCCAGGAGTTCGTCAACCGGACCCCCGAAACCGTATTCATTTTCTGGGGCCCCCCGAACAAGATGCAGAAGCCCCAGGGCAGCCTCGTGCGCGTCATCCAGAGGGCAGGCCTGGTGTTCCCCCACATGGAGGCCTACGCCGTCTCTCCCGGCCGCATGCGCCAATTTGACGACCTCTTCCGGGGTGAGACAGGCAAGGACAG ggAAAAGTCCCATTCGTGGCTGAGCACAGGCTGGTTCACCATGGTGATCGCGGTGGAGTTGTGTGACCACGTGCACGTCTACGGCATGGTCCCCCCCGACTACTGCAG CGGTCCCGCCTGCAGCGCATGCCCTACCACTACTATGAGCCCAAGGGGCCGGACGAGTGTGTCACCTACATCCAGAACGAACACAGCCGCAAGGGCAACCACCACCGCTTCATCACGGAGAAGAGGGTCTTCTCGTCCTGGGCCCAGCTGTACGGGATCACCTTCTCCCATCCCTCGTGGACCTAGGCCGCCCTGCCTGTGGGGCCCTCACAAGGGACACAGGAGAAGTGGTTCTCGGCCAGCCATCTCGTGGCCAGTCAAGGCTGGCTAG
- the AK1 gene encoding adenylate kinase isoenzyme 1 isoform X2, producing the protein MEEKLKKAKIIFVVGGPGSGKGTQCEKIVQKYGYTHLSTGDLLRAEVSSGSARGKMLSEIMEKGQLVPLETVLDMLRDAMLAKVETSTGFLIDGYPREVQQGVEFEQRIGQPTLLLYVDAGPETMTQRLLKRGQTSGRVDDNEETIKKRLDTYYKATEPVIAFYEKRGIVRKVNAEGSVDSVFSQVCTHLDALK; encoded by the exons ATGGAAG AGAAGCTGAAAAAGGCCAAGATCATCTTTGTGGTGG GAGGGCCTGGCTCAGGGAAGGGCACCCAGTGTGAGAAGATTGTCCAGAAGTACGGCTACACCCACCTCTCCACCGGGGACCTCCTTCGGGCTGAGGTCAGCTCGGGCTCAGCCAGGGGCAAGATGCTGTCGGAAATCATGGAGAAGGGACAGCTGGTGCCACTG GAGACGGTGTTGGACATGCTCCGAGATGCAATGTTGGCCAAAGTAGAAACTTCCACAGGCTTCCTGATTGACGGCTACCCTCGGGAGGTGCAGCAGGGGGTGGAGTTTGAGCAGAGG ATTGGACAGCCCACACTGCTGCTGTACGTGGACGCAGGACCCGAGACCATGACCCAGCGGCTGCTGAAGCGTGGACAGACCAGTGGGCGTGTGGATGACAATGAGGAGACCATCAAGAAACGGCTGGATACCTACTACAAGGCCACAGAACCTGTCATCGCCTTCTATGAGAAACGTGGCATCGTACGCAAG GTCAACGCCGAAGGCTCTGTGGACAGTGTCTTCTCCCAGGTCTGCACCCATCTGGATGCCCTCAAGTAG
- the AK1 gene encoding adenylate kinase isoenzyme 1 isoform X1, translating into MEEKLKKAKIIFVVGLLNGWALAGGPGSGKGTQCEKIVQKYGYTHLSTGDLLRAEVSSGSARGKMLSEIMEKGQLVPLETVLDMLRDAMLAKVETSTGFLIDGYPREVQQGVEFEQRIGQPTLLLYVDAGPETMTQRLLKRGQTSGRVDDNEETIKKRLDTYYKATEPVIAFYEKRGIVRKVNAEGSVDSVFSQVCTHLDALK; encoded by the exons ATGGAAG AGAAGCTGAAAAAGGCCAAGATCATCTTTGTGGTGG GGCTTCTGAATGGGTGGGCGCTTGCAGGAGGGCCTGGCTCAGGGAAGGGCACCCAGTGTGAGAAGATTGTCCAGAAGTACGGCTACACCCACCTCTCCACCGGGGACCTCCTTCGGGCTGAGGTCAGCTCGGGCTCAGCCAGGGGCAAGATGCTGTCGGAAATCATGGAGAAGGGACAGCTGGTGCCACTG GAGACGGTGTTGGACATGCTCCGAGATGCAATGTTGGCCAAAGTAGAAACTTCCACAGGCTTCCTGATTGACGGCTACCCTCGGGAGGTGCAGCAGGGGGTGGAGTTTGAGCAGAGG ATTGGACAGCCCACACTGCTGCTGTACGTGGACGCAGGACCCGAGACCATGACCCAGCGGCTGCTGAAGCGTGGACAGACCAGTGGGCGTGTGGATGACAATGAGGAGACCATCAAGAAACGGCTGGATACCTACTACAAGGCCACAGAACCTGTCATCGCCTTCTATGAGAAACGTGGCATCGTACGCAAG GTCAACGCCGAAGGCTCTGTGGACAGTGTCTTCTCCCAGGTCTGCACCCATCTGGATGCCCTCAAGTAG